CGACGCTCCACGGCGAGGAACGCGCCCAGCAGCACCAGTCCGCCGATCAGGCCGACGAGCACCAGCGGGCTGCCCCAGCCCATCTCGGGCCCCTCGGTGAATCCGAACACGACGCCGGTGCAGCCAAGGGTCGCGAGGATCGCGCCCTGCACGTCGAGCTTGAGTCGCTCCGCGCCGGTCTCGGCGAGCGCCCCGAACGCGAGCAGCAGGATCACCAGTCCGATCGGGACGTTGATGAGGAAGATCCACCGCCACGACACCTCGGTGAGCGCGCCACCGATGATCAGGCCGGTCACCGAGCCCACGCCGGTCATCGCCGCGAAGATCGCGATGGCCTGGTTGCGCACCGGTCCGGGCGCGAACGTCGTGGCCACCAGCGCCAGCGCCGTCGGCGACGCGATGGCCGCACCGACGCCCTGCAGGGCGCGTGCGGCGACGAGGGTGGCCTCGTTGACCGCGAGCCCGCACAGCAACGACGTCACGGTAAACAGTGCGACACCGCCGATGAAGACGCGTTTGCGGCCGAACGCATCGCCGAGGCGACCACCGAGCAGCATCAATCCGCCGTAAGTGAGCGCGTACGACGTGATGACCCAGTTTCGGCCCGAATCGCTGAGACCCAGGTCCTCCTGGATCCGAGCGAGCGCGAGCGAGGCGACGGTGCCGTCGAGCACCATCATCAGCTGCATGCCGCTGAGGACGATGATCGCGAGGCCGAACGCCCGCGTGGTCACGGGGTACTTCACGACGGTGGAGTCAGACACGAGAGTTCACGTTACCGAGGGTCTGCGGAGAATCCGGCCACAGTGCCGATAACCACGATCGCCGGCGGGCGGATGTTCTCCTCGCGGACCCGCGCCGCGACGGTCGCGAGGTCGGCCCGCAGCACCCGCTGCGTACGCAGCGTGCCCTCCTGGATCACCGTGACCGGGGTGTCGGCGGGGCGTCCGCCGTCGACGAGGACGGTCGCGAATTGCTCGATCCGCTCGACCGCCATCAGCAACACGATCGTCCCGCGCAGCTTCGCCAGCGCCGCCCAGTCGACGAGCGAGTCCGGGTGGTCGGGCGCCACATGCCCGCTGACGACGACGAACTCGTGCGTCACCCCGCGGTGGGTGACGGGGATCCCGGCCGCGGACGGCACCGAGATCGCGCTCGTGATGCCGGGCACGACGGTCACGGGCACACCGGCGGCCGCGCACGCCTCGAGCTCCTCGAAGCCGCGGCCGAACACGTACGGGTCGCCGCCCTTGAGCCGGACGACGAACTTGCCGGCCTTCGCGCCGTCGATCAGTGCGGCGTTGATCGCCTCCTGCGCCATCGCCCGGCCGTACGGGATCTTCGCCGCGTCGATCACCTCGACGTGCGGGGCGAGCTCGGCCAGCAGCTCCGGCGGCGCGAGACGGTCGGCGACGACGACGTCGGCGCGCGCGAGCAGGCGCCTGCCGCGGACGGTGATGAGGTCGGGATCGCCCGGGCCGCCGCCGACGAGCGCGACGCCGGGTGCGGGCGCCTCGTCGGTGTCGGAGACCGCGCCGGACTGCAGCGCCTCGAGCAGCGCGGTGCGCACCGCCGCTGATCGACGATGCGCGCCGCCGGCGAGCACGCCGATGCTGAGCCCCTCATAGGTGCCGGTGGCCGGCGTGACCGCGGTGCCCTCGCGGGCGCTGTCGGCGCGCACGCAGAAGACGCGGCTGCGCTCGGCCTCGGCGACGATCGCCGCGTTGGTCGCGGGCTCGTCGGTGCACGCCATCGCGTACCAGGCGCCGTCGAGGTCGCCGTCGCGATAGTCGCGCAGTTCCAGCGTGATCTGTCCGGACGTCGCCATGCCCTCGACCGACGGCGTGACCTCGCGGGCGATGAGGTGGACGCGGGCCCCGGACGCGACCAGCAGGCCGAGGCGACGTTGCGCGACGGTGCCGCCCCCGACCACCACGACA
This genomic stretch from Prescottella soli harbors:
- the cobA gene encoding uroporphyrinogen-III C-methyltransferase — translated: MSASAGDETSYLVGLNLTDRRVVVVGGGTVAQRRLGLLVASGARVHLIAREVTPSVEGMATSGQITLELRDYRDGDLDGAWYAMACTDEPATNAAIVAEAERSRVFCVRADSAREGTAVTPATGTYEGLSIGVLAGGAHRRSAAVRTALLEALQSGAVSDTDEAPAPGVALVGGGPGDPDLITVRGRRLLARADVVVADRLAPPELLAELAPHVEVIDAAKIPYGRAMAQEAINAALIDGAKAGKFVVRLKGGDPYVFGRGFEELEACAAAGVPVTVVPGITSAISVPSAAGIPVTHRGVTHEFVVVSGHVAPDHPDSLVDWAALAKLRGTIVLLMAVERIEQFATVLVDGGRPADTPVTVIQEGTLRTQRVLRADLATVAARVREENIRPPAIVVIGTVAGFSADPR